The following coding sequences lie in one Panicum virgatum strain AP13 chromosome 6N, P.virgatum_v5, whole genome shotgun sequence genomic window:
- the LOC120677425 gene encoding protein LSD1 isoform X1 encodes MPVPLAPYPTPPVPFTPPNGAQSQLVCTGCRNLLMYPAGATSVCCAVCSTVTAVPAPGTEMAQLVCGGCHTLLMYIRGATSVQCSCCHTVNLAMEGTNQVAHVNCGNCRMLLMYQYGARSVKCAVCNFVTSVGASPGAEQKPSS; translated from the exons ATGCCGGTTCCCCTTGCCCCGTATCCAACTCCTCCGGTGCCATTCACACCCCCCAatg GGGCCCAAAGCCAGCTTGTCTGCACCGGGTGCCGGAATCTTCTCATGTATCCAGCTGGTGCAACGTCTGTCTGCTGTGCAGTTTGCAGCACCGTCACCGCCGTGCCGGCTCCGG GAACTGAGATGGCACAGTTAGTTTGCGGAGGATGCCACACTCTCCTAATGTACATACGTGGCGCGACAAGTGTACAATGTTCTTGCTGCCACACTGTTAACCTGGCTATGGAAGGTA CGAATCAGGTCGCCCATGTAAATTGCGGGAACTGCCGTATGCTGCTTATGTACCAGTATGGCGCTAGGTCTGTGAAATGTGCAGTCTGCAATTTTGTGACATCAGTTGGG
- the LOC120677425 gene encoding protein LSD1 isoform X2, translating into MPVPLAPYPTPPVPFTPPNGAQSQLVCTGCRNLLMYPAGATSVCCAVCSTVTAVPAPGTEMAQLVCGGCHTLLMYIRGATSVQCSCCHTVNLAMEANQVAHVNCGNCRMLLMYQYGARSVKCAVCNFVTSVGASPGAEQKPSS; encoded by the exons ATGCCGGTTCCCCTTGCCCCGTATCCAACTCCTCCGGTGCCATTCACACCCCCCAatg GGGCCCAAAGCCAGCTTGTCTGCACCGGGTGCCGGAATCTTCTCATGTATCCAGCTGGTGCAACGTCTGTCTGCTGTGCAGTTTGCAGCACCGTCACCGCCGTGCCGGCTCCGG GAACTGAGATGGCACAGTTAGTTTGCGGAGGATGCCACACTCTCCTAATGTACATACGTGGCGCGACAAGTGTACAATGTTCTTGCTGCCACACTGTTAACCTGGCTATGGAAG CGAATCAGGTCGCCCATGTAAATTGCGGGAACTGCCGTATGCTGCTTATGTACCAGTATGGCGCTAGGTCTGTGAAATGTGCAGTCTGCAATTTTGTGACATCAGTTGGG